A window from Triticum aestivum cultivar Chinese Spring chromosome 6D, IWGSC CS RefSeq v2.1, whole genome shotgun sequence encodes these proteins:
- the LOC123142895 gene encoding probable LRR receptor-like serine/threonine-protein kinase At1g51810 codes for MVINFICWPSTKPAWILALLLNLVTMIQVHGQPPSSGFISIDCGLRNSSSYNDSATGLRFDPDRGFVEGGMSKQISQEFMDAAENEQQKTLRSFPDGSRNCYTLPSTIGKKYLLRATFTYGNYDGLNKTLDGSLFLFGLHIGVNSWDMVNLTNWDHTSILWNEVLTVAPSNSVSVCLVNFGSGIPFISSLELRPLENTMYPFVNTSVSIGLLDRTRYGNVTDYITRYPADNYDRFWQSNSNSYPAVNLNTTNKVESLPGNNFNIPSVIMQNAVTVDMNFSRSRIMISLEATSNLDTKSLQLLPIFHFAEINGSNPNRRFDIYSDGELLFSDFSPSRFQVDSMHQNGRFLRNHNASFLLNKTGSSTLKPLINAFEAYFLVRMDNLTTDSEDVHYMKEVKNHYNLTRINWNGDPCSPREYSWEGLTCDYSKSNQNPRIVSVNLSANGLKAGLAVSFMNMVSLENLDLSHNNLTGAIPDYQLKSLKILNLSNNQLVGPIPDSILRRFQAGLLDLRLEGNPICSKVKDTYCSNKKKNTIQTMLITVTVPVVLVSLLVLMCITWMLCWKGKSDREDYAMYEEETSLHVDIKRFTYVELKLITNDFQSIIGKGGFGIVYHGKLENGDEVAVKVLMETSIAESTDFLPEVQTLSKVHHKNLVTLKGYCQNKKCLALIYDFMSRGNLQQLIRGGDDYSLNWEQRLHIALDAAQGLEYLHESCTPSIVHRDVKTPNILLDKNLVGIISDFGLSRAFNDAHTHISTVAAGTLGYLDPEYHATFQLTVKTDVYSFGIVLLEIITGQPPVLMEPQTFHLPNWVRHKIAMGNIHDIVDKRLLDQYDASSLRSVVDLAMNCVENAAIHRPTMTEVVSRLKELLPVVSSEKLSVSASTSSMNPMDAETRRQFQLTISGVSNEENSFRSGYTGGMSELIPLSGR; via the exons GCAGTTCCTACAACGACAGCGCCACTGGGCTACGGTTCGATCCTGACCGTGGATTTGTCGAGGGTGGCATGAGTAAACAGATTTCTCAAGAGTTTATGGATGCTGCCGAAAATGAGCAACAAAAAACCCTGAGGAGCTTTCCTGATGGCTCAAGGAATTGCTATACACTGCCATCCACCATCGGTAAGAAGTATCTATTGAGAGCCACGTTTACTTATGGCAACTATGATGGGTTGAACAAGACTCTGGACGGGTCATTGTTTCTGTTTGGGCTCCATATCGGTGTTAATTCCTGGGACATGGTAAACTTGACAAATTGGGACCACACGAGTATACTATGGAACGAGGTGCTCACCGTTGCTCCGAGCAACTCCGTGTCCGTCTGCTTGGTAAACTTCGGTTCAGGGATTCCCTTCATATCCTCATTGGAGCTAAGGCCACTTGAAAATACGATGTACCCTTTTGTCAATACTTCTGTTTCAATTGGGCTTTTGGATCGAACCAGATATGGCAACGTCACTGACTATATTACAAG GTATCCAGCGGACAATTATGACCGTTTCTGGCAAAGCAACTCCAATTCCTACCCCGCGGTGAACCTGAACACTACCAATAAAGTGGAGAGCCTCCCTGGCAACAACTTCAATATACCGTCGGTCATCATGCAGAATGCCGTGACCGTAGACATGAACTTCTCCAGGTCCAGGATAATGATCTCCCTGGAAGCAACTTCTAATCTAGACACCAAGAGCCTGCAGCTTCTCCCAATCTTTCACTTTGCCGAGATCAATGGGAGCAACCCAAACAGGAGGTTCGACATCTACAGCGATGGCGAATTGCTGTTCTCAGACTTCTCCCCTTCACGATTCCAGGTGGACAGCATGCACCAGAACGGTCGTTTCTTGCGCAACCATAATGCATCCTTCCTCCTGAACAAGACGGGCAGCTCGACACTCAAGCCGTTGATCAACGCGTTCGAGGCCTACTTCCTCGTTCGGATGGATAACCTCACTACTGACTCGGAAGATG TCCATTACATGAAAGAAGTCAAGAACCACTACAATTTGACACGAATAAATTGGAATGGAGATCCGTGCTCCCCAAGAGAATATTCCTGGGAAGGTTTGACTTGTGACTACTCAAAGAGCAACCAGAATCCAAGGATTGTTTCAGT AAATCTCTCTGCGAATGGACTGAAAGCTGGATTAGCCGTATCATTCATGAACATGGTATCACTAGAAAATCT GGATTTATCACACAACAATTTGACGGGAGCTATTCCAGACTATCAACTAAAGTCACTCAAAATTCT GAACTTGTCAAACAACCAGCTCGTTGGGCCAATCCCCGATTCTATTCTTCGAAGATTTCAGGCTGGTTTGCTTGATTTAAG ATTGGAAGGCAACCCCATATGCTCAAAAGTCAAAGATACGTACTGCTCAAATAAGAAGAAGAATACCATACAAACAATGCTTATCACAGTGACGGTTCCTGTGGTACTTGTATCCCTCCTAGTATTGATGTGCATAACCTGGATGTTATGCTGGAAAG GGAAGTCAGACCGTGAGGATTATGCCATGTATGAAGAGGAAACTTCCCTACATGTTGACATCAAACGATTCACGTACGTAGAGCTCAAGCTCATAACAAATGACTTCCAATCAATCATTGGAAAAGGAGGTTTTGGTATTGTTTATCATGGCAAACTGGAAAATGGTGATGAAGTAGCCGTTAAGGTGCTGATGGAAACATCAATAGCGGAGTCAACAGACTTCCTCCCCGAG GTACAAACCTTGTCAAAAGTTCATCACAAGAATCTTGTGACTTTGAAAGGATATTGCCAAAACAAGAAGTGCCTCGCTCTCATTTATGACTTCATGTCGAGAGGGAATCTTCAACAACTCATAAGAGGAG GAGATGACTATAGTTTGAATTGGGAACAACGACTTCATATTGCACTTGATGCTGCACAAG GGCTGGAGTATCTACACGAGTCATGCACCCCATCAATAGTTCACAGAGATGTAAAGACCCCCAACATCCTTCTAGACAAGAATCTGGTGGGGATAATATCTGATTTTGGGCTTTCCCGGgcttttaatgatgctcacacacACATATCTACTGTTGCTGCTGGCACTCTTGGCTACCTCGACCCtgagtaccatgcaactttccaactCACAGTCAAGACAGATGTTTACAGTTTCGGCATCGTGCTGTTGGAGATCATCACTGGCCAGCCCCCAGTATTGATGGAGCCACAAACCTTTCATCTACCAAACTGGGTACGCCATAAGATTGCCATGGGCAATATTCATGACATCGTGGATAAGAGGTTGTTGGATCAGTACGATGCCAGTTCACTCCGGAGTGTGGTAGACCTCGCCATGAACTGCGTCGAAAACGCGGCCATCCACAGGCCGACCATGACCGAGGTTGTTTCAAGGCTCAAAGAGTTGTTGCCAGTAGTTTCAAGCGAAAAGCTGTCTGTTTCTGCTTCAACTAGTAGCATGAACCCCATGGATGCTGAAACTCGAAGGCAATTTCAGTTGACGATTTCTGGAGTAAGCAACGAGGAGAACTCCTTCCGGTCTGGTTATACTGGTGGGATGTCAGAATTAATCCCTTTGTCTGGACGGTGA
- the LOC123142896 gene encoding uncharacterized protein: MDVLEHHDVLADILRHLPPRSLAACRCVCAAWRAAVDDHRLLRADLLPLSLDGIIYQTQDSFITKNFSRTSMADRVAAAFRGLDDNLPELMDCRNGLLLFWHYVLNPATRQVAQLPPQPRPCEAMDCTRCWDDHYLIYDPTVSPHFEVILVPYPHHEIPVGHISRHMCGHGSVVSAMEWPPSPYIMHVFSSRTGSWEKRSFRRQGEAAGALADVKIKLPNLVCFLYHVAYWREALYVRCGAGFIMRIDLRNDMYQVIELPNGKEGTPRLGKSKNGVYCALRHGRCTFEVWFLDESHGRMEWVFKNKVNLEPIRGDFRKNHTDEQWIEKSCAPLKRDESKTDINLERVDDNNQAPVEDAYDWSSDNENAIDTVEWPGGSSFNAYVGPAFECLGFHPYKEIVLFNNSERTLAYHFKSSKVRHLGKMEVNHLRMGVEESFPYAPCWVRNLPGSS; this comes from the exons ATGGACGTGCTGGAGCACCACGACGTGCTGGCCGACATCCTCCGCCATCTGCCGCCCCGCAGCCTGGCCGCCTGCCGCTGCGTGTGCGCAGCCTGGCGCGCCGCCGTCGACGACCACCGCCTGCTGCGCGCCGACCTGCTCCCCCTCTCGCTCGACGGCATCATCTACCAGACCCAAGATTCGTTCATCACCAAGAACTTCTCCCGCACTTCCATGGCCGaccgcgtcgccgccgccttccGTGGCCTCGACGACAACTTGCCTGAACTTATGGACTGCCGCAACGGCCTCCTCCTATTCTGGCACTATGTCCTAAACCCTGCCACGCGGCAGGTGGCGCAGCTGCCCCCGCAGCCGCGCCCCTGCGAGGCAATGGACTGTACTCGTTGCTGGGATGATCACTACCTCATCTACGACCCTACCGTGTCGCCACACTTCGAAGTGATCTTGGTGCCATACCCTCACCACGAGATTCCGGTGGGTCATATCTCCAGGCATATGTGCGGGCATGGATCAGTCGTTTCTGCAATGGAATGGCCACCTTCACCCTACATCATGCATGTCTTCTCCTCAAGGACCGGGAGCTGGGAGAAGAGGTCATTCCGGCGACAGGGAGAGGCCGCCGGAGCACTCGCCGACGTCAAAATCAAACTGCCAAATCTCGTATGCTTTTTATACCACGTCGCCTATTGGCGGGAGGCACTCTATGTTCGTTGTGGAGCCGGCTTTATTATGAG GATAGATTTGCGGAATGACATGTATCAAGTTATTGAGTTGCCAAATGGAAAAGAAGGAACACCTCGTCTAGGAAAATCAAAGAACGGTGTGTATTGCGCATTGCGCCACGGACGATGCACATTTGAGGTTTGGTTCCTGGATGAATCACATGGTCGGATGGAGTGGGTGTTCAAGAATAAGGTCAACCTTGAGCCTATAAGAGGAGATTTTCGCAAGAATCATACCGACGAACAATGGATAGAAAAATCATGTGCTCCACTAAAGCGGGATGAGTCAAAGACTGACATCAACCTTGAGCGCGTAGATGACAACAACCAAGCACCGGTGGAAGATGCTTATGATTGGAGCTCCGACAACGAAAATGCTATTGACACCGTAGAATGGCCCGGAGGTAGCAGCTTCAATGCCTACGTTGGTCCTGCTTTTGAGTGTCTTGGATTTCACCCCTACAAAGAAATCGTCTTGTTCAATAACAGTGAGAGAACACTCGCCTATCATTTCAAAAGCTCAAAGGTTCGGCATTTGGGCAAGATGGAAGTCAATCACCTGCGTATGGGAGTGGAAGAGTCTTTTCCATACGCTCCATGTTGGGTGAGGAACTTACCTGGAAGTAGTTAA